Genomic segment of Hydra vulgaris chromosome 11, alternate assembly HydraT2T_AEP:
GAATTGCCTTaccaaaaaaaaggtttattttttatacattttttgaagaaatacactaaaaagtaatttttggaTATAGTTTGCCTTGTAGCTATCAGTGACTactaaaaatttccaaaaaattcaaaaataactttaaaataaggcGAATTGTGCCAGTAAAATAGTTGAGGAgcactattttaataaaaaattatagttaatattttaaggctttgatttgaattttttttttttttttttttttgttattcacacACCTCCTGagacttaatagtggttataaccctctctcaactctataactccgaaacacaaaccttgaggaacaaggccgctgcgcagagaaacaagttgattaattttttaaattaattaattaatttaattaattaaattacttaaaattaattaaattacttttaaattaattaaattacttttaaatctaAAGTAGTTTTTCtatgtgattttattttatctctagatttaaaatatttttttattatatgttcatAACTCATCTCTATAATCAATTATAAATCATGCTTTATAATTAAGTACGATTTTACCAAAGTTTATCGctgacttttttcattttttttttttttgactcgAGCAGTCTTTGTTCCATTAACACTCCATTATAGCTTTGATCATTAATCtttctaaaatagtttttgagtTGAGCCCAATACATTTCTATAGGCTTGAGCTCATAATGAAACTtaagaacatttttaaagaaaagcaCTTCATAACTATTTTGCTGGCACAATTGCCCtcattttaaagcttttttagaatttttggtAAATTTCTAGCGGTCACTAATAGCCACAAGGCTATTAGTAACTGGaccaaaaattactttttcatgTATTTCTTctgaaaatgtataaaaaaattttttttttaatgatgagaCAATCCTTATAAAACTAAATGaacgaaaattaaaaaaaaaaaatttgtaacacaattaccaaaaaacaaaaagaaaacaaaaattttaattttaataagtttttcttcaggcaaaaaaaagttttatgggCTCCCTTTTTAGTTCTTTATAAATCAAACCAcacaacataaatttttttttttaacaacagatCTGTAATGGCCACATATTAActaactagaaaaataaaaaattatcaattttgcTCAACATATGAGTTTATGATGTTGTGCTCTTTACTAATGATGTAATGATATGGCTACATGAAAGagagatattgaaaaaaattagatttttcgctacaaataaaaatacatatctcaaaaaagtaaaacaatgaTAGACACTAAGAATAAATTTTACAGCACTAACTATGCATAAACTTTTTGGTATCTTAATATGAAAAACCTGCATTAAGCTAAGTAAATCTTAATAAGAAAAATCAGCAATATGCAAAGTAAatattaataagaaataaacatacCATAgtatgtttatttcttattaatatttactactaatatttattttaaagtaaattttggTAAGAAATACccatattatttaaagtaattaaatctACAATTAGCCCAATTAGGAAGCAGTACATTGGAACTTGTAGGTTATTACCCTCAAGAAAAATgtggtttgaaaaaaaaaggccACAGAAATGGATGACCCATATTTGATACACGAGAGTATGAAAAATGACAATTTGCAAAGTAATGAGTGATTTAACTGCACACTATGTCTACTGAAGTAAGGTTCAAAGGTTGTTAGCCTAATttgagttaatttaaattaatttgagcTATTACTTTGATGGCTATAACTAAATTGATACTAACTAAAGTAAAGAGTTGATAAGATTAATTATTTAGAATAACCTCTATGGAAACAATTTCTATGGAAACAATCATATTTTGATGACTATGATACTAACTAaagtaaagaattaaaaagattatttattcGTTATAGATGAAAGTCACATTTTTAACCTAGAAACATTAAGCAATGTCAAGCATCCAGAAAAGATGTTTTgcgatgctaaaaaaaataaataatataacaaacaaaaaatatagaactAAAATAACATCTTAAAATAACATACATCTCTTGAGTGactgctttctttttttctttttctttctgaCTCTGGTTCTTTATTATTACCTTGTTCTTTACTACTTGATTCaacctttttttcatttttttcagtcTCATTTTTATCTTCACCAGGTTTTATCTTATCTTTAGGATTCGCATCATCATTAACAGCTTCGTtctcttttttatctttacttgACTTTCTTtacacaataaattttaaaaattcaaacaaaaataattagaaaaattatttaatttaacttaatttaatgttacttaaaataaattcatttacttGGAAACTGATTTTTCTCCACTCAATACTTTACGAACAGCATCAGAGGTATCAATCTTTaggaaatgaaaataaatttgttgtaaaatttgattaacaaacacaaataaataagaaattactGTCATGCCTTTTTTCACATGAAACATTCTTGAAATATTCATTTATGAAACAGACTTTTTTTCTCAATCtgattagttatttttaatacaaaccaATCAATTTTCTGTCAACAGATATCTTATTGAGGCgtcataaatataataattataaattaaaatagtttataatgttaattgtatatataactatatataataacttagattaaataataattataaataatgtatgCACACTTTTTTAGTAGCAACTTGACCAAGTGCTTGTAAAAGCTCATTAGTCTTATGAGCTTCTTGCCCTGCAACAACTTTTGATGGACGAACAGATAAACTTTCTCCAAGAGCTAATCctgtaataaacaaataagttataaaaaaaatgtatattgagtACCAAAACTAATAACAAAAGAGAGGCTTTtttgttaatatgtttattactGAATACAGACCCTGAGCAGAAAATCCCTCCTACAAACaagcacttttaaaaaaacattttatcttttaatgtgGTTTGGTGTCATGATAAAGGTTGTCATTTATTCATAAAGAACaacctttataaataaatgggGTTTTTATATCTCTACCTTATGCTTATAATTTTACTCCAAAATAAGCGTATGAAGCTTATTTTTGAGTAAAATTAGAAGAtcgaatcaaatcaaatatatactgaataaagttgttacatTGAGGGTATTAACAAATAGTAATAAGTACTAATATGAAGTAAACACCTTTCAAattcaataacaataaaattaagataataattataatacaagtatgagtaataaaaataatagtagtgataagaataattaaattttagtaaagattataaaagtatatactatactttattaacaataatagtattaatgacaatagaaataataacaacaataataataacaataacaataataatatgaaaaatacagtaatataaaaataattataacagtATAAATAACAGTAAGatcaataatatttgttatgataaaaaatatagtgataataacaaaaatagtgATGAAGGGAttgttaatgaaaatatttcagtttaaaaaagaataaaacaataaatttaagaaaagatattaaaattagtactataatgcaacaaaaaagagagaaaaaaaattagataaatagaagTTATGAGttagagtaataaataataagttgtagaaaggtataagatttataaacaatatttttctgaaaattagttaaagaaagcagttttaaattttgagaatgattCAAGAGATTTTAGTTGGGAAGGGAGATTGTTCCATGTTTGTATACTTTTATGTTGTACGGATTCATAGACGTAATAAACAGTTCGATATTTAGGTACAGATAACTTAAAGTTGCAAACAGATTGTAGAAtatagttacaatttttttaattttaattataactataaaaaaaattgtataattaagtttattgttaataaatataattatagttaaatataatattttataattaaaaaaattgataaatgtaAGAGAAAGGTTATTATGGTTTTCTTCCAAACAAAAtcttctataattaaaaaaattgataaatgttAGAGGTAGGTTATTGCTATTTTGATTCCAAACAAATAGGCAATTTGATAGCTGAATAAAGTCACACAATTTAAGggctttagataaaaaatagagtttAAAGTTACAGTTTGAAGTAGTATGttgcaaataaattaactttagagCTTTATTTTGGAGATGAGTTAGTCTTACAAGCTGCTTATAttgtccccaaacttgacaAGCATATCTAAGATGAGAgtaaaaaaatagcattataTATATCAAGCAAAGTTTCATGATTAACATAATGATGGATTTTAGGTAACATGCCGTTTGACCTGCTTAATTTCAATGCTAAGTCTTGAAGATGCAATGCATAAGATAAATTAGAGTCTATTTTgattccaagatatttaatGGAGTtaactgtatttattttttgcccaCTTAAAGGCTAAAAATCAAGgctaaaaatgttaatttcttGACATTGAggtaaaagaaatataatctaaaatttaactgcttactaatttttgtttgaacagatttaaatataataatttctatttttttagagttaagaTATAATTTAATAGAACAGAGCCATTGAACAATATCAGCTAGATTgtgattcatatttttgttaagtttttaagtgatttattaGTTAGGAGCAAGTTGGTGTCATCCGCAAAGTGTTATGCAGTAAAAAAGTGAAACATTTGAAGCATTGATAAAGATAAGAAAAAGTaatggttttaaaactattggGGTCTTTACGAATTAGAGGAAGAtagccatcaacactaagatcgcaagatgagacagctgaactcaaattagtctcacaaagagcaagtaggtctggtgaactttgcaagagataagactcaacagaaaaaaagttacttcgaagaccacgaatattagtgaatgataggtttaaagaacttggtgatgatgatggttttttgtgttttatagtttttggtactttattcatttttaaatttgttgaagaACTTGAATCAgagcatagatagtactcagaacaccgtttaatagcccaagcaattgcctcattactattaatgaaccctaagctgtaacaaaggGTTCCAAATGTGCCCTCCGCAATGCAAACCAAAAGTAAAAACAGGgacactgttaatactttgatatttttcagctgttgatggaaccaacctctctgagagctaccacagagttcgggaaacctgactaccagccggcctcagaaccataaaactgagttttagagctgtaccctcaatAGGAGatatagaatgagttgcctagtcataaaaatagagacacaagcaaaacccatgcattgagtcaagaagttccagcattcaacatcctaaactggtaacaatgtattaaaaatacatctgcgccagcctaatagatgaagaaggggtgcgaggctggtcaacagatataATCTGTTTAGCctttaagtctttgcctaggaggccttctacaagacattagccggatgcatttaacatctgcccaagatgagtatttttattgagacaccatctctagcctttactcaaccaagagccccaaggcaggagGTGTTTTAAGTCGGAgttggcatctcctagcctttgtcTAAAAAGGTGTATCCTACAAGgtagcaggacatgaagcagattgtactgggttacatgttaccagtagcaggacaACCTGACCTGACTTACTATCTATATCTACCTATAGAACAAACTTTGATGCAAAGTATAAAAAGTTAAGGTGGTTTCACACAAGAGAGAAGATTTACAGATAGTTTTGGAAGTCTTTGGTTCTCGATTGTACCATTCAGTGCTGCAGTGCATGAcacaataacaaaaatgtcTGTTAAATTGCGTAGTCCTAAGCAAAGTCTCTAGCAAatgttagtatttaaaaactgataataaaaattaaatggtattttaaaaaaaataaacaaaacaaaaagttaacaGTTACCCAAACAATCTATAGTCTTCTGCAGAAAACTAAGCTTGGCATCTTTTTcctaaaacaaaagttttcaaattatttcttttttcaataaattcctAATAATTTTGCACACTACCTTTTTCAACACTGTCAAATATGGCAGGCTCTTCATAAAGCATTGATGTATTTCTCATGGGAACCAAATACTAccatgtattaaaaaaaagggtttaaTTAAATACCCTTTTATTACCAACATTCTTCTGCCCattaaaaaccaaattaaaaaatttcttttagagTATATCTAATATATCTAATGAATACTAATTTTATCTTTCATTGTTACTACATTAATATATTACTGTATtagaactattattatttttattttacttgtttgaaaacttttcaaaattaatgataactgtgaTTTCACAGCAATATGCATTCCATGTGGAAAGCAAATAAGTAGGGGATGTTAATAAATCTGGTCAGAAGTCATTTTACATAACTCCACTGAACaatcacctaaaaaaaatttcattgtaaattgtatgaagaagaaaaaaaaattactagtgAATCTTCTTCAACTGCACAAGGAAGttcaaaatgtattaaaatctGATCAAGTCACCTTTTTTAAAGCTGCTCAAAGAGTTGATGTTTTCTTTAATCActcatttatagaaaaaaataaagatgttttaaattattggaAACACGAAGAGAAGTTGCCACTGCTAAAAGAGTTAGCACTTAATTTACTAGCACTACCTGTATCTTCTGTATTTTCGGGagattttcattatttatgagAAAAGCAATCAAggctaaaaatgttaaatttttgacattgaggtaaaagaaatataattgagTGATAAGCTGatgtatttattttgaatatataattttagtaatattttaataataatagtaacagtATTGAATAGAAAccattaacattaaattatttaaaaatataacatttctagatttctttcaattttcaaatgatATCAACGTGAAATATCCGGTATGTGAAAAACCAGATAAAGTTTATCCTGCCGAATATCAGATACTGAATATTAATACTATCCAGACCGGATAGCTTATCTTGGACAcccaaaatcttttataaatttcttcagTCCACTTCTGGTACCATGGTacattagatatatatataataaatatatatatatatatatatatatatatatatatatatatatatatatatatatatatatatatatatatatatatatatatttatatatatatatatatatatatatatatatatatatgaagacctCAGTGGAAAAACCGGCGTTGtcacatttaaaaagtattgagAAAGTATTTGTTGATCATTAAtaaatgtctttatttaaagcaaagaaaaaaaattttttgtataaaaaattacaaaatgttttgtttttgaataaattttaaataaaataattataatataaatttttttaaattgcttagtttcatttgctttaaataaagacttttattaatgatcaataaatactttctcaatactttttaaatgtgaCAACGCCGGTTTTTCCACTGaggtcttcatatatatatatatatatatatatatatatatatatatatatatatatatatatatatatatatatatatatatatatatatatatatatatatatatatatatcggaattaggaaaaataaggaTAGCAATTATTTGCCAACCTCATTATTTTAGAGATCATCGTCAGGTtggtaaagaaaatttaatacaaaggtcttaccattaaacatagaaacgagatcgacaattttttgccgaatctcgtttctatgtttaatGTCTCGTTgccgaatgctgaccctaatttcgagggctgatatatatatatatatatatatatatatatatatatatatatatatatatatatatatatatatatatatatatatatataattattattatattggcTGTCttaggccttgttaagaagcgttaTGCAGCTCGATTTGCCTACGCGTTTAGCAGTTTTGCACAACGCAAAAACTTatatcttttagaatatttaaactaTCTTTTGATTGTCGTTAACGTGATGTTTATTCAGAAGAAATAAAGTCataagtaaaagcatttaaccgcaaATGcgaaataatagattttttgttaaagaaacagtttgtttaataattttttttattgttgttaaaaattagataaaaaaaataaagtgtttaaagttttatatttttatatttaaaggaattaaatatataaattccttttaaatataaaaattatttttagtcataatagtttaaaaaatgcacgatttattttgatgtaaatattttattaataagatattttgtttattgttaattCAATAACGTAAAGTTTTAATAACGTtcgtttaatttataaaaataaattatgatcaCGAATATGATATAGGTAAttgataaataacaaaaaaaaaactctttattgtttaaaaacattattaaaaagagttcacaaattaacaaagaaaaaatttattaacagttaataaaataacCTAAAACCAACTGTAGAATCAtcagaaaataaacaaacattattttacttttcatgaaaaaaatatttttttcaaaataaaatttatttcatatttgaaaaaaataataaaaatgattttttaaataagaacttagattttatttgtaacttttgttatagtgagaaaaaaacaaactgtttgtatgatttttaacgcgttaataaaataactttaattacaatACGGTTCTTGAAAAGACACTAGTGACGCAATATAACTTCTAACAATGCAAAATATATGCTGAGTTGAGTTACTTAAAAATGCGTTACGCGTTTTTGCTACGCAGCGAAATCTCGTAACAAGGCCTGCTATCTCTAATTTGCTCTAATTTAATtctaacttatataaatattttgtaaataaaaagtggTATACATTAGTAatgttaacaaagaataaattaagtttgaaaCGGAATCACGAACAGAACagaaaaactcaaattttagttactagataaataaactttaattcctccaaaaatataagtttcagcattatatatatttttttaaataatattttaaacattagtaaagcTTTCCAGAAAGTTACAGGATTACACTATGTATCATAGAGTCACGGTAATCATTTAAATGCAGTTTATGAATGATCAAGCACAGAAGTCGccaatttattaatttcatgtagatatttttaagaaaataaattgcttgggagtattttaagtgaaaaattATACTTCTACgacttatatttaatatattttcaatgagAAATGGCAGTTATCAATTATTTCTAGCTGAAGTATAGCGTTTTGAACACTGTTGTTATTTTCAAACTGCAGCAATACtattacgcaaaaaaaaaaaaaaaaagatcaaaatatatatattcaatttattcaggtagcctaaaatatgatataaatatttttgttataaatgctTTTCAAGAAAATCATAATAATATGCATATTGCTTTAAGTCCCagcttttaattaataaaaaaaataaaaataaaaaatatggacAGAAATGGAAATCcccatatatatacacacatgcaCACACATACATATGCAAAATTATATTCCCTGAATATTTACacaacttgtaaatatttacaAGCTATTATATTTCTATGACGCTTATATTACAAAACTTTGTAATACAAatacagtaatttttttatatagtatacAACTagtaaaaaaagacataaatgaCCATATACTGTGTGGCTACAAACAAAAAGTCTCAATAGGATTATTTTAAATGCAGATTTTTCGAAAAAATGCAGTTTTCatgattaaaaattgtattttactgatctatttgttaatttttcaaaaatttattttaaaatcttaaaataaattaagtaatttattttgtgaattttaaataattattgaataaaCTAACATTAAGTTTTACTTACAGTAACATTTGCAGAGTTACACTCAGCTTCACTATAAAGTCCTTTTAATGTACCATGGTTTTTCATCACTTCCATAAAAACATCATGTAAAAATCGAAAAGGTGGTTTTCCTAATAGTTTTTCTGTTAAGGgtggtttttttataactttgcctAAAATGTCTTGagttttcttaataatttttggaTCCATTGCCATTTTtcatataacagtttttagtaGCAAAATGCTTAAATATGTAACTTattaatattctaataaaagtaaaacaataaaagttcaaataaaatcaataaaaaaaactgcttataattaaattttattaaaattaaaaataatatgtttatttataaatgtaattgattgaaaatttcaaattaaaatttatattttacaaatatttttacaaaataaaaatattttatagatagCAActattaaatcaacaaaaaaaaatttattttttaattgaaataaaagaaagtgtttcaaaagtttgaatataaaaaaaactcaaaatagaataagttttctttaattaaaaaaaaaaaattcaaacagaatttatatataatatatgttaatactgtttaaataacttttactgATACACGATTTATCAGTATACcattataaatgattataacAGTACAACTtgttctgaaattaaaaaaaagcatttttttaaatatagacaaatagatatagatataaaacaTGTCATTTCATATAATGAACTactaaactatatttttatgaacCATGATTGTTTTTcgagttaattttattatatttatcgaTTGATTTCGCACAGTACTTTCAGCCACTTAAACTGCACGGTTCTTGTTGCTTGTTGTTGTCAAGAGGATTTTTTATCTCTCTCCTCCGTATTTACTCTTTTAATGTAACGaaaggtttttttattcattttcaatacacttttttagagattttctaatttaaaatgttttttttttcatgttttgcGATCTTTATAAAAGTGTCATTAGCTCCAACGATAGgattttaaactttatctttttatagtACAGTACCTAGTACCTTATTAATCAAATTTCAATAtgactaaaataatatattttaatactttactGCCCCCTCCATGagattatataataaattcttttggGGAAAGGGTTCGTTTTTGTGCTCCAACATCTATGATATTTTGCAATTCATCCCCGTATGTTGCTAACAAAATAAGCTTATAGcgagttttttttcttacattattGTTTCAATTTGTCTTTTACgtcttaaaaatttgattttagtaCAACATGTTTCTATCTAGATATCACATTTTTGTATATATCGATATAACTACGATGTATCGTTGGCTACTTATCGTCTGTAAGTAAATAGCTAGAACACAACACTTAATCTGTAGCTATTTCATGACTACATATCGCAGCTTTGTGGTTAGCAATACTACAGGGTCGTCCACAGTTATTTTCGTCGTGTCCATaattattttcgtcgcgtccataattattttcatatttcaacaatataatttctcaaaatattatctttaaaaaatattacaaaataattttttaaataagcattaaTTGCTTAAACTACAAGTTCTAAAGtagaataaagtttaaatattttaaagaataaaaataacaagttatgaCAGATTCAAATACATATAATCAAGaatcaaattttaatgaaatagttGAGTTAGAGAGGCAAATCAATGGTCGTGCTTCTTATAAGAAAGCAACTATTGAAAGCATTGAAACAATAAAGAGGATGGTagctaataaagaaaaaaacgttGATATTTCACAAGCTACTGGGCTTTCTTTAAGAACAGTCCAAAATTGGGTAATGAAACTTTCAAATAATCCCGATGCTAAACCAAAAAAACGTGGACCTGTTGCGAAGATTAATACTGACCGTAGAAGAGAAATTGAACTGTTTGTATCGGCAAATAATTCCCTTACAGCGATAGATATGGATGAATTAATATCCGAAGAAAATAAATGCTCCACAACAACTATAAAgggagaattaaaaaatatgggtTATACTAGAAAGAGATTAAAACCAATTGTGGCTGCAAGAAACTCAGCGATGGTTATAGGACAGAGATTTCTATATTGTACTCATGTTTCTACtattaatgataatgatataatttttattgatgaaaccgGTTTTAACCTTCATCAATCAAGACATCATGGATATGCATTAAGTGGGAGTACACCTTATATCACTGTACCAACACAAAGGGGAATAAATATAAACCTTATATGTGCTATTTCCGTAGAAGGTATTATATCATTTCAAATGAAAGTAGGATCTTTTGATGCTGTCAGTACGAAAGAATGGATTGAAAATTCATTGATTCCGGCCCTAAATAATCGAAGGTATATTATCATTATGGATAATGCTCGATTTCATCATTCAGCTATTGTAACTTCTGCAATTCAAAATGGAATGTGTGTTGTTCACTTTCTCCCACCCTATAGTCCGCAACTTAATCCCATTAAAGAGCTTTTTGgggtaataaaaaatagatacaaTAGAATTATTCCAAGACCAGCAACAACGGGGGATATGGAAATGGAAATatcaaatattcttttaaaatctcGTAATGAATCACTACAAGGATTTTATACACATATGCGTGAATGGGTAGTAAGAGG
This window contains:
- the LOC136087043 gene encoding uncharacterized protein LOC136087043 — its product is MTDSNTYNQESNFNEIVELERQINGRASYKKATIESIETIKRMVANKEKNVDISQATGLSLRTVQNWVMKLSNNPDAKPKKRGPVAKINTDRRREIELFVSANNSLTAIDMDELISEENKCSTTTIKGELKNMGYTRKRLKPIVAARNSAMVIGQRFLYCTHVSTINDNDIIFIDETGFNLHQSRHHGYALSGSTPYITVPTQRGININLICAISVEGIISFQMKVGSFDAVSTKEWIENSLIPALNNRRYIIIMDNARFHHSAIVTSAIQNGMCVVHFLPPYSPQLNPIKELFGVIKNRYNRIIPRPATTGDMEMEISNILLKSRNESLQGFYTHMREWVVRGIQRNEFI